The sequence below is a genomic window from Candidatus Bathyarchaeota archaeon.
TAGTGGCCCGCCCTCCTGTCAATATTAAATGAGGTGCTTTATGAACAAGGTAAAGGATAACAAATGAGGTAATCACACCTTCTATAACACCTAGAATTGCATGCCAACCTGCCATTATTGGTAGAGTAATAGAAACTCCATAAGGGAAAGCACGTGAATAGCCTATCTGTAATCCTGCTATTGCACCAGCTATAGTTATTCCTAACCAACCGCCTAGAAAGGCTCCAATCGATCTCTTTGAATCAGTCACTTTGAATTTAGAAATACAAATCCAATAGATAGAATAACCTATCAGTACAGGTACAATAGCCATGTTAATAACATTGGCCCCAAGTGTTGTTATTCCGCCATCATGAAATACTAGAGCTTGAACAAGTAAAACTAGAAACATCGCCATAAAACCGAGCCAAGGGCCTAGCATTATCCCAGCTAAACCGCCGCCAACGAAATGTAAGCTTGTACCTCCTGGTAAAGGCCAATTCATCATCTGTACAGCAAATATTCCTGCAGCCAATACAGAAACAAATGGTACATATTCAGTGGATTGGGAATTTCTTATTTTTTTAATCGCATAGTATCCATAAAGAAGGAAAATAGCATAGGTGACAACGGCAGTAGGAATGTCGAGAAAGCCATCTGGGATATGCATATATGTCACTTCCTGCTTAGATTGTCCAAATTTATTTAAGTATTACTTTTTTTTGATTTCGTAATATCGTAATGGAAACCTAAACTATAAAGTAATAGGTTTTCAATATTCAGAAAAACAATTATATCACTTAGAGAATTTACCAAATTGGGAAAAAAATTGAAGAGAATGTATCTATTTCTACTTTTTACAGCAACAATAACATTTTCAATTATTACGGCTATTGATACGGGTCAGGCGGAAACTAAATATTATTACATTTCAGATACAGAGAGGTATTTTTACAAAAGTATTGCCTATAATTATCCATATGTTTCATGGCACCCTTACTTGTATTGGATTAACTCTACACATTATGAATATTATTACCATCCATACACTGCAATCGGTCAAAGTTACAGAAGGCTTAGGGTATATCAATTTTATTTAGATGCAAAATCAAGTACGCCTCGAGTATCTGTTGAGGGTACTGGATGGTATGATGAGGGGAGTAGTGCATATATCTATGCCTCAGAAAGCGTTGAACCAGATTCAGGTACAAAATATTTATTCGACCATTGGTCTGGCGATTATTCAGGAAGTTCTCCATCAGCCACAGTAACTATGGATAGACCTAAAATAACTACGGCAGAGTATAATGTGAAATATTATCTGCTTACAAAAAGCACACCCACTGAAGCGATGGGCTTTATAGAAGATAATTGGTATGATGAGGGCACAACAAGAATAATTCAGGAAGCTCCAGAGTATATCAATTTTGATGGGGGTGCAAGATATACCTTTGATTCTTGGTATGTAAACGGTAAGAAATTAACAGACTCACGCTCAATAACTGTTACAATGAATGAACCACATGAGGTTGAAGCCAAATTCATTACGCAATATTATATGGACGTTAGGTCTTCACATGGTGATCCGCAAGGTTCAGGATGGTATAATGAAGGGGAGTACGCTACGATTTCAGTTGATTCACCTGTCGGTGCTGGTATTGGAAGGAAATTTGTATTTCAAAGATGGAGTGGCGATATAGTAAGTACCTCGAATGAAGAAAGTACTCTAATGAGCAGATATAAATCAGCAAATGTAGTATGGAAACTTGATTCTACTGTACTTTACATTGTCTTGTGTATCATTATTGCAGCTGTTGTTTTAGGATCGATTTTATATCAAACCCAATATCGCTACACACGTTCATGCCCAAAATGTGGTTACCGATTAGGAAAGGATTTCAAATTATGTCCCGAGTGTGGAAGAAGAACTACATCAAAATCTTCGAAAAATTCGAGATGAGGGAAATTACCGTGATTTTCCCTTAGAAGGCAGAAAGCAAGTATTCACCAAAACAAGGATGCATATAATGCGAAAAATACTAGTTTTTTTCTTAATTCTCTTTTTTTTCTCATTCAATACTTGTGATGCTGCATATGATGAACAAACAATCATAATTTTGAATGAGCCAACAGTTGTAAAAGTAATAGTAGAATACAAAGCTTACTTTAGTTATCCTTATCCAAAATTCACTTTTGTCAATAATGAATTTGTATTTGATAAACAGGCAGAGGTATACGAAGAGAATATTTCGAATTTATGGAGCGGTACAGGATTCGTTATTTCTCCCGATGGTTATGTAATAACGAATGCACATATCGCAGATCCAGAACATTATAAATTATTCGGATACCTATTCGATCATGCTCTAGAGATCTCTGAGTTTTTCCAAAGCGAAGGATTTATCGATCCGTTTCATTATGATCTATTTCTAAGTTCCTATTACGATTATTTAGTTGACAACGGAGATTTCAACGCCGAACAATTAAAGATCAAAGTTGAGATCGGAAATACTACATTACCGGCTGAATTAATTATTTCAGGTGATCCCATTGGATACAGAACATCAAAAGATGTTGCTATGATTAAGATTGAGAGAGCAAAGGAATACACTTTCTCAACAGCAAAATTGGGTGATTCTGACAAGGTTGAAGTTAGTGATGAGATAATAGCTCTCGGTTATTTTATGGAGTTAAACAAAAGCAAGTTATCCAGTAATCTAATCTCGGCTACAGGCAAAATATTGGATTTCAAGGAATTCGGTGATTGGAAAGCTCTACAAACAGATGCCGATATTACCTTTGGATTTAGTGGAGGGCCTGTTTTCAATCTCAATAATGAAGTCATTGGGATATCGGCTTTTGGAATTTTTTCACCGATAAATCAAACCGAAACAAAATTCCTTGTGCCCATTAATGTTGCAAAGGAATTTCTAAGCAGGTCTGGCATCAATGATGAACGTAGCGAAATTGATGAGCATTATCAAAAAGGAATTGAATATTTCTTTGATGAAGAATATTACGAAGCTATGAATGAGTTGGTGGAAGTTTTAGAGCTAAACCCCGAACACTTCCATGCTAAATATTATCTAAAACAAGCTGAAATCAATACTTATCCAGATAGGTTTAAGTTGGAAGTTAATGCTGATGGACTTCCATCCTATCTATCCATAGAAACCATTCTCGATGAATATTTGAATGTAACAATTTTTGGAAATAAACAATATGCATTCAATTTGCCTAATGAACAAAAGCCATACAACATCATGGTAGATAGGTATATTGACGGTGATGAAGGGATGAGGTTTCATTGCGAGAACTATACCAGATCTTTTTATGGATTCTCAAGAGGTGAAAAGTTGACGTTTGTATATGAACCGCAATATTATCTTAAAATAATATCTGAGTTTGGAGAACCTCAGGGTGAGGGTTGGTATGATAATAATGTCACTGCTTTTGCCGTGATGCAGGGAGTATCAAATCATCCAGGAGATTATGAGATCAGCCTCAATAATACAAGGGCAGATTTTAAAGGCTGGTCAGGAGATGCTTCAGGATTTGGTGAAAAATCAGAAAAGATATTAATGGACAAACCAAAGACTGTTCTCGCTGAATGGGAAAAAGGGTATACTCTTGAAATAATTTCAGATTCTGGAGGGATTAAGCCATATATCGGTAAGGAATGGCATAGAGCCACTGGTAATTCAAATGAATCGACCTTTGTAAATGTTAAGATAGAGAAGCCTGTGTACTTTAATTTTAATAATTTTCAATACCTTATCTTTGTTGAATGGCAAGGGGATGCATCAGGATCATCACCAGAGATATCAATTCAGATGGATGGCCCAAAAAAAGTCCATGCGATCTGGAAGACTGAGGATTTTTTTACTCACAATAAATACATACTCATTATAGCGATCATAGGATCTATAATCTTGATTTTTTTAATAATGTATAAATTTACGAAAAGAATGAAGAGAGAAAACTAAAGATTTATGTAGAGCCTCATTAATAGAAAACGAATTCCTCAAGAGAAATAAATGAATTATTCTGTGAGAGTTTTGATCGGTTTAAAAAGAATTTTAGTAGTTCTTCTAATCATTTTTAGTTCATTAATTCCATTAGTTGCTAGTCAGAATTCTGACTATGCTAGTATAACTTCTGTAGATTATCCGTTTCAAGTTAATTACGGGGAAAATTTCTACGTAGATATAACAATTGATTTTTCATTGGATAAAGCAACAAGGGGTATTCTGATCTGTGTCTGGGAATTTTACAAATGCGGGTGCGATCCATCACAAGGAGGAGGCGATTATTACCTAAATATCGAGAACGGAACAATGTTCTGGTCATTTCCACATATTATTGACCGTATTAATACTGAAAAAGTACCAGAGTCGAATAATTATGA
It includes:
- a CDS encoding energy-coupling factor ABC transporter permease codes for the protein MHIPDGFLDIPTAVVTYAIFLLYGYYAIKKIRNSQSTEYVPFVSVLAAGIFAVQMMNWPLPGGTSLHFVGGGLAGIMLGPWLGFMAMFLVLLVQALVFHDGGITTLGANVINMAIVPVLIGYSIYWICISKFKVTDSKRSIGAFLGGWLGITIAGAIAGLQIGYSRAFPYGVSITLPIMAGWHAILGVIEGVITSFVILYLVHKAPHLILTGGRATK
- a CDS encoding zinc ribbon domain-containing protein, with the translated sequence MGKKLKRMYLFLLFTATITFSIITAIDTGQAETKYYYISDTERYFYKSIAYNYPYVSWHPYLYWINSTHYEYYYHPYTAIGQSYRRLRVYQFYLDAKSSTPRVSVEGTGWYDEGSSAYIYASESVEPDSGTKYLFDHWSGDYSGSSPSATVTMDRPKITTAEYNVKYYLLTKSTPTEAMGFIEDNWYDEGTTRIIQEAPEYINFDGGARYTFDSWYVNGKKLTDSRSITVTMNEPHEVEAKFITQYYMDVRSSHGDPQGSGWYNEGEYATISVDSPVGAGIGRKFVFQRWSGDIVSTSNEESTLMSRYKSANVVWKLDSTVLYIVLCIIIAAVVLGSILYQTQYRYTRSCPKCGYRLGKDFKLCPECGRRTTSKSSKNSR
- a CDS encoding S1C family serine protease, which produces MRKILVFFLILFFFSFNTCDAAYDEQTIIILNEPTVVKVIVEYKAYFSYPYPKFTFVNNEFVFDKQAEVYEENISNLWSGTGFVISPDGYVITNAHIADPEHYKLFGYLFDHALEISEFFQSEGFIDPFHYDLFLSSYYDYLVDNGDFNAEQLKIKVEIGNTTLPAELIISGDPIGYRTSKDVAMIKIERAKEYTFSTAKLGDSDKVEVSDEIIALGYFMELNKSKLSSNLISATGKILDFKEFGDWKALQTDADITFGFSGGPVFNLNNEVIGISAFGIFSPINQTETKFLVPINVAKEFLSRSGINDERSEIDEHYQKGIEYFFDEEYYEAMNELVEVLELNPEHFHAKYYLKQAEINTYPDRFKLEVNADGLPSYLSIETILDEYLNVTIFGNKQYAFNLPNEQKPYNIMVDRYIDGDEGMRFHCENYTRSFYGFSRGEKLTFVYEPQYYLKIISEFGEPQGEGWYDNNVTAFAVMQGVSNHPGDYEISLNNTRADFKGWSGDASGFGEKSEKILMDKPKTVLAEWEKGYTLEIISDSGGIKPYIGKEWHRATGNSNESTFVNVKIEKPVYFNFNNFQYLIFVEWQGDASGSSPEISIQMDGPKKVHAIWKTEDFFTHNKYILIIAIIGSIILIFLIMYKFTKRMKREN